A genomic window from Thermococcus nautili includes:
- a CDS encoding metal-dependent hydrolase: MVKVKFLGHAAFLIEGSKRILIDPFLTGNPQAAVKPEEVEADLILVTHAHGDHIGDAVEIAKRTGAKIVAMFDVANYISEQAEGVEVIGMNYGPTEIDGVGIVQVPAWHSSSDGKYGIGNPCGYIVKLDGKTIYHAGDTFVFLDMGLFSELYGPIDVALLPIGGHFTMGPREAAKAVELLKPKKVVPMHYNTWPPISADPEEFKRLVGDKAEVVILKPGEELEL; the protein is encoded by the coding sequence ATGGTGAAGGTGAAGTTCCTCGGCCACGCGGCTTTTCTGATTGAGGGGAGCAAGAGAATTCTGATAGACCCGTTCCTCACCGGCAACCCGCAGGCGGCGGTGAAGCCTGAGGAGGTTGAGGCCGACCTGATACTCGTTACCCACGCTCACGGCGACCACATTGGCGACGCGGTCGAGATAGCCAAGAGGACCGGCGCGAAGATAGTTGCAATGTTCGACGTCGCCAACTACATCAGCGAGCAGGCCGAGGGGGTTGAGGTCATCGGCATGAACTACGGACCGACTGAGATAGACGGTGTCGGAATCGTCCAGGTTCCGGCCTGGCACTCCAGCAGCGACGGCAAGTACGGCATCGGCAACCCGTGTGGCTACATAGTCAAGCTCGATGGAAAGACGATTTACCACGCCGGCGACACCTTCGTGTTCCTCGACATGGGTCTGTTCAGCGAGCTCTACGGCCCGATTGACGTTGCCCTGCTCCCGATAGGCGGACACTTCACTATGGGCCCGAGGGAGGCCGCTAAAGCCGTCGAACTGCTCAAGCCCAAGAAGGTCGTCCCGATGCACTACAACACCTGGCCCCCGATTTCGGCCGACCCCGAGGAGTTCAAGAGGCTCGTTGGGGATAAAGCCGAGGTCGTTATCCTCAAGCCCGGCGAGGAGCTTGAGCTTTGA
- a CDS encoding DUF2357 domain-containing protein yields the protein MECIEGKEITSTKSGCWAFSDGERWHLFEWVDYLLKPEIDADEILVGRIPARKLKNGQFLISFKNFIGKTEITGVKNGEIVFKHPVKVLSLKFLKIYPNVSASIKERGIALISKVQDLFVERLIEDVIKHSLSMPFQLESPTGFAVEESDEPVNELFAYHYLRLNKTRIIEAFETVVHRMKRELRVEKEWLRPDEVDDVTPETLISITEHPGYLAPAGEGVLVARYLNGYVPTKVLGSRKYESFDTPENRFAKHFLDILLEWGERVINAFEDGKKTDLKPIRELLEELEFVRSDSVWEEIGDMALFPYTSQTLLKGDGYRDLLVLYREFTAYSPFFGGLQKAIDNRDMAKLYEYWAFLRLVEELGKVLGKKDIHIVVTPAGELSESGDVYAQFHNGWRLYYNKRLTPRKWSYSVTLRPDFSLFNGDPSKKGTEIIGVFDAKFKLDVVDRTEEVENLDELDEAAERTGNYWTWAKLEDIYKMHTYRDALGCRFAVVLYPGRRSVFFDVHHRKTRDFEIKSISIEIPTGIGYLSFIPEVAK from the coding sequence GTGGAGTGCATAGAGGGGAAGGAGATAACATCAACCAAAAGCGGATGCTGGGCGTTTTCAGACGGCGAGCGATGGCATCTCTTTGAGTGGGTTGATTACCTGCTCAAACCTGAAATTGATGCCGATGAAATTCTCGTTGGCAGAATACCGGCGAGGAAATTGAAAAACGGACAGTTCTTGATTTCGTTCAAGAACTTCATCGGGAAAACCGAGATAACGGGTGTTAAAAACGGGGAAATCGTCTTTAAACATCCCGTGAAGGTTCTTTCGCTCAAATTTTTGAAAATATATCCTAACGTCTCTGCTTCCATAAAAGAACGCGGGATAGCGCTTATCTCGAAAGTCCAAGATTTGTTTGTAGAGAGGCTCATTGAGGATGTAATAAAACACTCCCTCTCAATGCCCTTCCAGCTGGAATCGCCAACGGGCTTCGCAGTGGAAGAAAGCGATGAGCCCGTAAACGAGCTCTTTGCTTACCATTACCTCCGCTTAAACAAAACTCGAATCATCGAGGCCTTTGAAACGGTTGTGCACAGAATGAAGCGAGAACTCAGAGTGGAGAAAGAGTGGCTAAGGCCCGACGAGGTCGACGACGTAACCCCAGAAACGCTGATTTCAATCACCGAACACCCGGGATACCTGGCACCGGCTGGAGAGGGCGTTCTTGTGGCAAGATACCTGAACGGCTACGTGCCCACCAAAGTTCTCGGAAGTAGAAAGTATGAGAGCTTCGACACCCCGGAGAACAGGTTTGCAAAGCATTTTCTCGACATTCTCCTCGAGTGGGGTGAGAGGGTAATAAACGCCTTCGAGGACGGGAAAAAGACCGACCTAAAGCCCATTAGGGAGCTCCTTGAAGAGCTTGAGTTCGTTAGAAGCGATAGCGTCTGGGAAGAGATAGGGGACATGGCGCTCTTTCCTTACACATCACAGACCCTTCTAAAAGGCGATGGCTACCGCGACCTGCTTGTGCTTTACCGGGAGTTCACGGCGTACTCGCCTTTCTTTGGGGGGCTTCAAAAGGCAATAGATAACAGGGACATGGCGAAGCTCTACGAGTACTGGGCTTTTCTCAGGCTCGTGGAGGAACTTGGCAAAGTCCTTGGGAAGAAGGACATCCACATCGTTGTCACGCCTGCGGGAGAGTTATCAGAAAGCGGAGACGTTTACGCACAATTCCACAACGGCTGGAGGCTCTACTACAACAAAAGGCTAACCCCGAGGAAGTGGAGCTACTCCGTAACGCTGAGGCCGGACTTTTCACTATTCAATGGCGACCCCTCAAAGAAGGGCACGGAAATTATAGGCGTTTTCGACGCCAAGTTCAAGCTCGACGTTGTTGATAGAACCGAAGAAGTTGAGAACTTGGACGAGCTGGATGAGGCCGCGGAGAGAACCGGAAACTACTGGACCTGGGCAAAGCTGGAGGACATTTACAAGATGCACACATACAGGGACGCGTTAGGATGCAGGTTCGCGGTGGTGTTATATCCTGGAAGAAGGAGTGTGTTTTTTGATGTTCACCATAGAAAAACCAGAGATTTTGAAATAAAATCAATCTCAATTGAAATCCCCACCGGAATCGGATACTTGAGTTTTATTCCGGAGGTGGCAAAATGA
- the iorA gene encoding indolepyruvate ferredoxin oxidoreductase subunit alpha: MAKVTDIVLWDKPGERVLLLGNQAIARGALEANIAVFAAYPGTPSSELTDTMAMVAKKAGVYMEYSTNEKVAFETALSAAWSGLRAMTAMKHVGLNVAADTFLSAVGMGVEGGFVIMVADDPSMWSSQNEQDTRVYAKFANVPVLEPISPHEAKEMTKYAFELSEKFKHFVILRTTTRSSHARGDVVLGELPEEIKTGKRKFGNFKKNPERFVDIPAHARKFHPQILEKIEKIREELNNCPFNWIEGDENAKVGIIAPGLAYAYVKEALAWLGVENVKILKLGTPFPVPYGLLEKFLDGLEKVLIVEELEPVVEEQVKTWAYDKGLTIPIHGKDLVPRVYEMTTRRAVTAIAKFLGLETPVNFEELDQKYEKVKGMVPPRPPSLCPACPHRNTFYAIRRAATPRAIFPSDIGCYTLGVLPPLKTVDTTVAMGGSIGVAHGLSIALNGSVAEEEHKTGKEKKVIVATIGDSTFFHTGLPALANAIYNRSNVVIVVLDNLVTAMTGDQPNPGTGETPHGPGKQIKIEEVAKALGADYVAVVDPYDIRAVERTIKEALAVEGVSVVVARRVCALYRIGQLRREGKQWPLYQVNEDKCTGCKICINAYGCPAIYWDAEKKKAKIDPTMCWGCGGCAQVCPFDAFEKVREGEL; encoded by the coding sequence ATGGCGAAGGTGACGGACATAGTGCTGTGGGATAAGCCCGGGGAGAGGGTTCTCCTCCTCGGAAACCAGGCAATAGCGCGCGGAGCTTTGGAGGCCAACATAGCGGTTTTCGCGGCTTATCCCGGAACCCCGAGTTCGGAGCTGACCGATACGATGGCGATGGTGGCCAAGAAGGCAGGAGTTTACATGGAGTACTCCACCAACGAGAAGGTCGCCTTTGAAACCGCGCTTTCCGCTGCCTGGAGCGGTCTCAGGGCCATGACGGCCATGAAGCACGTCGGACTGAACGTTGCAGCGGATACGTTCCTCAGCGCCGTCGGCATGGGCGTCGAGGGCGGTTTCGTCATAATGGTCGCCGACGACCCGAGCATGTGGAGCAGTCAGAACGAGCAGGACACGAGGGTTTACGCAAAGTTTGCCAACGTGCCCGTTCTTGAGCCGATTTCACCCCACGAGGCCAAGGAGATGACGAAGTACGCCTTCGAGCTCAGCGAGAAGTTCAAGCACTTCGTCATCCTGAGGACGACCACAAGGAGCTCCCACGCGAGGGGAGACGTCGTTCTCGGAGAGCTCCCGGAGGAGATAAAGACCGGCAAGAGGAAGTTCGGGAACTTCAAGAAGAACCCCGAGAGGTTCGTTGACATCCCGGCCCACGCGAGGAAGTTCCACCCGCAGATTCTTGAGAAGATTGAGAAGATTCGCGAGGAGCTCAACAACTGCCCCTTCAACTGGATTGAGGGCGACGAGAACGCGAAGGTCGGTATAATCGCTCCGGGTCTCGCCTACGCCTACGTCAAGGAGGCCTTGGCCTGGCTCGGCGTCGAGAACGTCAAGATACTCAAGCTCGGAACGCCCTTCCCAGTTCCATACGGCCTGCTTGAGAAGTTCCTCGACGGACTTGAGAAGGTTCTCATCGTTGAGGAGCTTGAGCCGGTTGTTGAGGAGCAGGTCAAGACCTGGGCCTACGACAAGGGCTTAACGATTCCGATTCACGGCAAGGACCTCGTGCCGAGGGTTTACGAGATGACCACGAGGAGGGCGGTAACGGCCATAGCGAAGTTCCTCGGCCTCGAAACCCCGGTGAACTTCGAGGAGCTCGACCAGAAGTACGAGAAGGTAAAGGGCATGGTCCCGCCGAGGCCGCCGAGCCTCTGTCCGGCCTGTCCGCACAGGAACACCTTCTACGCGATTAGAAGGGCCGCAACTCCGAGGGCAATCTTCCCGAGCGACATAGGCTGTTACACCCTCGGCGTCCTTCCACCGCTCAAGACCGTTGACACAACCGTCGCGATGGGCGGTTCGATTGGAGTTGCCCACGGCCTCAGCATCGCCCTGAACGGTTCCGTTGCCGAGGAAGAGCACAAGACGGGCAAGGAGAAGAAGGTAATCGTCGCCACGATAGGCGACTCAACGTTCTTCCACACGGGACTTCCGGCTTTGGCAAACGCCATCTACAACCGCTCCAACGTCGTCATAGTCGTCCTCGACAACCTCGTTACGGCAATGACCGGTGACCAGCCCAACCCGGGAACCGGCGAGACCCCGCACGGTCCGGGCAAGCAGATTAAGATTGAAGAGGTCGCGAAGGCCCTCGGTGCCGATTACGTCGCCGTCGTTGACCCCTACGACATAAGGGCCGTCGAGAGGACCATAAAGGAGGCCCTGGCCGTTGAAGGTGTGAGCGTCGTCGTCGCGAGGCGCGTCTGTGCGCTCTACAGAATAGGCCAGCTCAGGCGCGAGGGCAAGCAGTGGCCGCTCTACCAGGTCAACGAGGACAAGTGTACCGGCTGTAAGATTTGTATCAACGCCTACGGCTGTCCGGCAATCTACTGGGACGCCGAGAAGAAGAAGGCCAAGATTGACCCGACGATGTGCTGGGGCTGCGGCGGTTGCGCCCAGGTCTGTCCGTTCGACGCCTTCGAGAAGGTGAGGGAGGGAGAGCTATGA
- a CDS encoding indolepyruvate oxidoreductase subunit beta, producing the protein MREYNIVITGVGGQGILTAANLLGWAALRAGYKVRVGEVHGMSQRFGSVIAYVRFGEDVYGAMVPEGKADVILSFEPVEALRYINYLKKGGLVFTNARPIPPVQVSMGLATYPSLEEIRKVVEEDFEAKFMAFDAEKLAMEAGNIITTNVVLIGALTQTPGFPLSAEHVREVIKVSVPKKAVDVNMKAFDLGVKAAKEMLGL; encoded by the coding sequence ATGAGGGAGTACAACATCGTTATCACCGGAGTTGGCGGTCAGGGAATCCTTACCGCGGCGAACCTGCTCGGCTGGGCGGCGCTTAGAGCTGGCTACAAGGTGCGCGTTGGTGAGGTTCACGGCATGAGCCAGCGCTTTGGAAGCGTTATCGCCTACGTCAGGTTTGGAGAGGACGTCTACGGCGCGATGGTTCCAGAGGGTAAGGCCGACGTCATACTGAGCTTCGAGCCTGTCGAAGCTTTGCGCTACATCAACTACCTCAAGAAAGGGGGCCTTGTCTTCACCAACGCGAGGCCGATTCCGCCGGTTCAGGTCTCGATGGGCCTCGCCACCTATCCAAGCCTCGAAGAGATTAGAAAGGTCGTCGAGGAGGACTTTGAGGCCAAGTTCATGGCCTTCGACGCCGAGAAGCTCGCGATGGAGGCCGGCAACATCATAACCACCAACGTCGTCCTCATCGGAGCGCTGACTCAGACGCCGGGCTTCCCGCTCTCGGCGGAGCACGTCAGGGAGGTCATAAAGGTCAGCGTGCCGAAGAAGGCCGTTGACGTCAACATGAAGGCCTTCGACTTGGGCGTCAAGGCCGCGAAGGAGATGCTGGGGCTTTGA
- a CDS encoding C2H2-type zinc finger protein, with translation MAVLKAIKIKDRDGEILFRCPRCGMVFRDAKAFTRHVNRAHGHLFRK, from the coding sequence ATGGCGGTGTTGAAGGCCATCAAGATTAAGGACAGGGACGGGGAGATACTCTTCCGCTGTCCGAGGTGCGGAATGGTCTTCCGCGACGCCAAGGCCTTCACGAGGCACGTGAACAGGGCTCACGGCCATCTCTTCCGCAAGTGA
- a CDS encoding cell wall-binding repeat-containing protein, with translation MGRRAGFLIFALVLMFITPLVHPVGAQVPGESPPYDLIIVRNDNLIDYIVALPYSRLLGIPILPVNPDELDTTTLAQLQSYEQFGWYKVLVIGDYKAISQKVQEQLIGLGFQVTRIGGATRVDTSVKLAEEFYPNGAKTVILASASDYGSALAAARWAMTYENPLLLTNPNNLSQSVISALKRLHPNLVVLIGAGMSKDIQTQLQELGYQTYWVKESITITVSSPTPPAKTDWTLVIGAVILTLAVAIPASLYYAKKKWSANKVPIEVLTEKERIVVKAILDKGGTVKQEELPELTGYSRPTISRIIQELEKKQLVEREKVGKTFIVRLTKEIIMRE, from the coding sequence ATGGGCAGAAGGGCTGGGTTTCTTATCTTTGCACTGGTTTTGATGTTCATCACTCCGCTCGTTCATCCCGTTGGGGCCCAGGTTCCGGGGGAAAGCCCCCCTTACGACCTGATAATCGTGAGAAACGACAACCTGATTGATTATATAGTCGCTCTCCCCTATTCACGGCTTTTGGGAATACCAATTCTCCCAGTTAATCCAGATGAGCTTGACACAACCACCCTCGCCCAGCTCCAGAGCTATGAACAGTTCGGCTGGTACAAGGTGCTCGTTATAGGTGACTACAAGGCAATCAGCCAGAAGGTGCAGGAACAGCTCATCGGCCTCGGGTTTCAGGTCACGAGGATAGGCGGCGCCACGAGGGTTGACACTTCGGTCAAGCTCGCCGAGGAGTTCTATCCAAACGGCGCCAAGACTGTAATCCTCGCTAGTGCAAGTGACTATGGCTCTGCCCTTGCCGCCGCGAGGTGGGCGATGACCTACGAGAACCCGCTCCTTCTGACGAATCCAAACAACCTTTCCCAGTCCGTTATCAGCGCCCTCAAGAGGCTCCACCCGAACCTCGTGGTTCTCATCGGGGCGGGTATGTCCAAGGACATCCAGACCCAGCTTCAGGAACTCGGGTATCAGACGTACTGGGTGAAGGAAAGCATAACGATAACGGTCTCGTCCCCAACACCCCCGGCCAAGACCGACTGGACCCTCGTCATCGGCGCGGTGATACTTACCCTCGCGGTTGCGATTCCGGCTTCACTCTACTACGCCAAGAAGAAGTGGTCCGCCAACAAGGTTCCAATCGAGGTTTTGACCGAGAAGGAGCGCATAGTCGTCAAGGCAATCCTCGACAAGGGCGGAACCGTAAAGCAGGAGGAACTGCCGGAGCTCACAGGTTACTCAAGGCCGACGATAAGCAGAATCATTCAGGAGCTCGAGAAGAAACAGCTCGTCGAGAGGGAGAAGGTTGGGAAAACTTTCATAGTCCGCCTCACGAAGGAAATCATAATGCGCGAGTAG
- a CDS encoding acetate--CoA ligase family protein, producing MNLDYFFKPKGIAVIGASNDPMKLGYEVFKNLKKYKEGKVYPVNVKDEVVQGVKAYKNVKDIPDEVDLAIIVVPKRFVKQSIIDCGEKGVKGAVIITAGFGETGEEGKKEERELVEIAHRYGMRLIGPNCVGVMNTHNDMNATFIMDAKKGSIAFVSQSGALGAGIVYKTVKEGIGFSKFISVGNMADLDFAELMEYLADTEEDRAIALYIEGIKDGRKFIEVAKRVTKKKPVIALKAGKSESGARAASSHTGSLAGSWKIYEAAFKQSGVLIAETIDDMLSMARAFTQPLPKGKRVAIMTNAGGPGVLTADQIDKRGLKLADLEEETIEELRSFLPPMAAVKNPVDMIASARGEDYYRTAKALLQDPNVDMLIAICVVPTFAGMTPTEHAEGVIRAIKEVNNGKPVLGLFMAGYVSEKAKELLEENGIPSYERPEDVAAGAYALVQQARNAGVLEDE from the coding sequence ATGAACCTGGACTACTTCTTCAAACCGAAGGGTATAGCCGTCATCGGTGCATCGAACGACCCGATGAAGCTCGGCTACGAAGTTTTCAAGAACCTCAAGAAGTACAAGGAAGGAAAGGTTTACCCCGTCAACGTCAAGGACGAGGTTGTTCAGGGCGTTAAGGCCTACAAGAACGTCAAGGACATCCCCGACGAGGTTGACCTTGCGATAATCGTCGTTCCCAAGCGCTTCGTGAAGCAGTCGATAATAGACTGCGGTGAGAAGGGAGTTAAGGGAGCGGTCATCATAACGGCCGGCTTCGGCGAGACTGGTGAAGAGGGCAAGAAGGAGGAGCGCGAGCTCGTCGAGATTGCCCACAGGTACGGAATGCGTCTGATAGGCCCGAACTGCGTCGGCGTCATGAACACCCACAACGACATGAACGCGACCTTCATAATGGACGCCAAGAAGGGAAGCATAGCCTTCGTGAGCCAGAGCGGAGCTTTAGGAGCGGGAATCGTCTACAAGACCGTCAAGGAGGGAATTGGCTTCTCCAAGTTCATCAGCGTCGGCAACATGGCAGACCTCGACTTCGCGGAGCTCATGGAGTACCTGGCGGACACCGAGGAGGACAGGGCCATAGCCCTCTACATCGAGGGAATCAAGGACGGAAGGAAGTTCATCGAGGTCGCCAAGAGGGTCACCAAAAAGAAGCCCGTCATAGCCCTCAAGGCAGGAAAGAGCGAGAGCGGAGCGAGGGCAGCATCAAGCCACACGGGTTCCCTGGCCGGAAGCTGGAAGATTTACGAAGCTGCTTTCAAGCAGAGCGGAGTTCTCATCGCCGAAACAATCGACGACATGCTCAGCATGGCTCGCGCTTTCACCCAGCCGTTGCCCAAAGGAAAACGCGTCGCAATAATGACCAACGCCGGCGGACCGGGCGTTTTGACGGCCGACCAGATTGACAAGAGGGGCCTTAAGCTGGCCGACCTCGAGGAGGAGACGATAGAGGAGCTCCGCTCGTTCCTCCCGCCGATGGCCGCCGTAAAGAACCCCGTTGACATGATAGCTTCTGCAAGGGGCGAGGACTACTACAGAACCGCCAAGGCCCTCCTCCAAGACCCGAACGTCGACATGCTCATAGCGATATGCGTCGTCCCGACCTTCGCGGGAATGACCCCAACGGAGCACGCTGAGGGCGTTATCAGGGCAATCAAGGAAGTCAACAACGGCAAGCCAGTTCTCGGCCTCTTCATGGCCGGTTACGTCAGCGAGAAGGCGAAGGAGCTCCTTGAAGAGAACGGAATCCCAAGCTACGAGAGGCCGGAGGACGTTGCCGCCGGTGCCTACGCGCTCGTCCAGCAGGCGAGGAACGCTGGGGTTTTGGAGGATGAGTGA
- a CDS encoding sodium/proline symporter yields MESQTQILTVLVLYLSFLVGFGVYQGRKAKSGKDFAIAGRRLPGWVAALSERATGESAWALLGLPGLAYAAGLSAIWVAVGCVAGIVTVWAVFAGRLRKEAETYDARTFVDYIAKRHSEAEKWIRLLGSVTIVFFFFFYVGAQFIGGGKTLNVLFGVDPKVGMLITAMIILPYTVLGGLQSVAYTDTVQAIVMILTLTIAPIVGIIYIANHPGLFASSVTEALKLAGPKYSTILGGLAGTSALIFIIAEFSWFFGYLGGMPQLSIRFMAIKDEENAKLARNVGIGWTILAYIGALMIGWIGIAIFGPQGLADRENVMPSVMLKLFPPAIAAVFITGAIAAMLSTADSLLILSATELSENILKPFLGETDERRSLRISRLSTVALALLALVTAYLVPTKLIYTIVGYTWAGIGDTFSVIVILTLFWKRFHGRAVPPTIITGLLFTVFWISSGLDEKVSARLMTFIVTAVVAVIATYLLKPKERPTS; encoded by the coding sequence ATGGAGTCCCAGACTCAAATACTGACCGTTCTCGTTCTGTACCTTTCGTTTCTCGTTGGATTTGGAGTTTACCAGGGCAGAAAAGCCAAGAGCGGAAAGGACTTCGCCATAGCCGGAAGACGTCTTCCCGGATGGGTGGCGGCCCTTTCAGAAAGGGCGACGGGTGAATCCGCGTGGGCCCTCCTCGGCCTGCCAGGACTGGCATACGCTGCCGGTTTATCTGCAATATGGGTCGCTGTGGGCTGTGTGGCAGGAATAGTGACCGTATGGGCCGTCTTCGCTGGAAGGCTCAGGAAGGAAGCCGAAACCTACGACGCCAGAACCTTCGTTGATTACATCGCCAAACGCCACTCGGAGGCCGAGAAGTGGATACGTCTCCTTGGTAGCGTCACGATAGTGTTCTTCTTTTTCTTCTACGTGGGTGCGCAGTTCATCGGCGGCGGAAAGACGCTCAACGTGCTCTTCGGGGTGGACCCCAAGGTCGGCATGCTGATTACCGCGATGATAATCCTGCCCTACACCGTCCTCGGCGGCCTTCAGAGCGTCGCCTACACCGACACCGTTCAGGCCATCGTCATGATACTTACCCTCACTATAGCACCTATTGTTGGAATAATCTACATCGCGAACCACCCCGGCCTCTTCGCGAGCTCCGTCACGGAGGCCCTTAAGCTGGCCGGTCCAAAGTACTCAACAATACTCGGCGGACTCGCGGGGACGTCGGCGCTGATATTCATAATCGCAGAGTTCTCGTGGTTCTTCGGCTACCTCGGAGGAATGCCCCAGCTCAGCATAAGGTTCATGGCAATCAAAGACGAGGAGAACGCCAAGCTCGCAAGGAACGTTGGAATCGGCTGGACGATTCTCGCCTATATCGGAGCGCTCATGATAGGCTGGATTGGAATAGCAATCTTCGGCCCCCAGGGGCTCGCTGACAGGGAGAACGTTATGCCCTCTGTCATGCTCAAGCTCTTCCCGCCGGCGATAGCGGCGGTGTTTATAACCGGTGCCATAGCGGCGATGCTCTCAACGGCTGACTCGCTCCTAATCCTGTCCGCAACGGAGCTTTCCGAAAACATTCTCAAGCCATTCCTCGGCGAAACCGACGAGAGAAGAAGCCTTAGAATATCAAGGCTGTCAACGGTTGCCCTCGCCCTCTTGGCCCTCGTCACCGCCTACCTCGTACCAACGAAGCTCATCTACACGATAGTCGGCTACACCTGGGCCGGCATTGGGGATACGTTCTCGGTGATAGTCATACTGACCCTGTTCTGGAAGAGGTTCCACGGAAGGGCCGTGCCGCCGACAATCATCACGGGCCTGCTCTTCACGGTGTTCTGGATTAGCTCCGGGCTGGACGAGAAGGTATCCGCAAGGCTCATGACCTTCATAGTAACTGCGGTAGTGGCAGTGATTGCAACCTACCTCCTCAAACCGAAAGAGCGACCAACCTCCTGA